The proteins below come from a single Synechococcus sp. MW101C3 genomic window:
- the thrC gene encoding threonine synthase produces the protein MTATLSRATFTGLRCKECGHPYDAGARHVCEDVCFGPLEVVYDYDAIRARVTRATIEAGPASIWRYREFLPVQGDPIDVGTGFTPLVRANRLARRLGLKSLYIKNDGVNMPTLSFKDRVVSVALTRARELGFTTVSCASTGNLANSTAAIAAHAGLECCVFIPADLELGKVLGTLIYNPTLMAVKGNYDQVNRLCSEVANTYGWGFVNINLRPYYSEGSKTLGYEVIEQLGWQLPDHIVAPLASGSLFTKIRKGFDEFIKVGLVDEKPVRFSGAQAEGCSPIAQAFDAGRDFITPVKPDTIAKSIAIGNPADGPYALDIARRTGGTIASVTDEEIVAGIQLLAETEGVFTETAGGTTIAVLKKLAEQGKIDPDETTVAYITGNGLKTLEAVSGVVGEPHTIEPQLSSFNAAWERAQSLHRATWEPMGV, from the coding sequence GTGACGGCCACCCTCTCTCGTGCCACCTTCACGGGGCTGCGCTGCAAGGAATGCGGCCACCCCTACGACGCCGGAGCCCGCCACGTCTGCGAAGACGTCTGTTTCGGGCCTCTGGAAGTCGTCTACGACTACGACGCCATCCGCGCCCGGGTCACCCGGGCCACGATCGAAGCCGGCCCGGCCTCCATCTGGCGCTACCGCGAATTTCTGCCCGTGCAGGGCGATCCCATTGATGTGGGCACCGGGTTCACCCCCCTGGTGCGGGCCAACCGTCTGGCCCGGCGCCTCGGCCTCAAGAGCCTCTACATCAAGAACGACGGCGTCAACATGCCCACCCTGTCCTTCAAGGACCGGGTGGTGTCGGTGGCCCTCACCCGCGCCCGCGAGCTCGGCTTCACCACGGTGAGCTGCGCCAGCACCGGCAACCTGGCCAACTCCACCGCTGCCATCGCTGCCCATGCGGGCCTTGAGTGCTGCGTCTTCATCCCCGCTGATCTGGAGCTCGGCAAGGTGCTCGGCACCTTGATCTACAACCCCACCCTGATGGCGGTGAAGGGCAACTACGACCAGGTCAACAGGCTGTGTTCGGAAGTGGCCAACACCTACGGCTGGGGCTTCGTGAACATCAACCTGCGCCCCTACTACTCAGAAGGCTCCAAAACCCTCGGCTACGAGGTGATCGAGCAGCTGGGCTGGCAACTGCCCGACCACATCGTGGCGCCGCTGGCTTCCGGTTCCCTGTTCACCAAGATCCGCAAGGGCTTCGACGAATTCATCAAAGTCGGCCTTGTCGATGAAAAGCCGGTGCGTTTCAGCGGCGCCCAGGCCGAGGGCTGCTCACCAATCGCCCAGGCCTTCGATGCGGGCCGTGATTTCATCACCCCCGTCAAGCCCGACACCATCGCCAAATCGATCGCCATCGGCAACCCTGCCGACGGCCCCTACGCCCTCGACATCGCCCGCCGCACGGGCGGCACCATCGCCTCCGTCACCGACGAGGAGATCGTGGCCGGCATCCAGTTGCTGGCCGAAACCGAGGGCGTGTTCACCGAAACGGCCGGCGGTACCACCATCGCCGTGCTCAAGAAACTCGCCGAGCAGGGCAAGATCGATCCAGACGAAACCACCGTCGCCTACATCACCGGCAACGGCCTCAAAACCCTTGAGGCCGTCAGCGGGGTTGTCGGCGAGCCCCACACGATCGAACCTCAGCTCAGCAGCTTCAATGCCGCCTGGGAGCGGGCCCAATCCCTGCATCGCGCCACCTGGGAGCCGATGGGGGTCTGA